From the genome of Papaver somniferum cultivar HN1 chromosome 2, ASM357369v1, whole genome shotgun sequence, one region includes:
- the LOC113353782 gene encoding F-box protein At1g61340-like, with amino-acid sequence MALGKSRSFQARCVGGLRTSSSDSTDRELLAVVPSRKRVITDCTYETPLKNQCVSESYTETSLIESIPQDVLVKILCGLDHADLEQLYHVSNKIRDASLIAKQWYFAFSTPSSKSTGSKTFFSESEEPSKLESIEAPNAPRQERISKSRISAKKLAGLAVALFRSPEEDEWSRNGAMLVETVV; translated from the exons ATGGCGTTGGGTAAGAGTCGCAGTTTTCAAGCAAGGTGTGTCGGTGGATTAAGAACTTCAAGCTCTGATTCAACAGATAGAGAGCTTTTAGCTGTAGTTCCCTCAAGGAAAAGGGTGATTACAGATTGTACATATGAGACTCCATTGAAGAATCAATGTGTATCTGAATCTTACACAGAAACATCACTTATTGAATCCATACCACAAGATGTTTTG GTTAAAATATTATGCGGCTTAGACCATGCCGATTTAGAACAACTTTACCACGTTTCTAACAAGATCAGAGATGCT TCTCTGATTGCAAAACAATGGTACTTTGCCTTTAGTACCCCATCATCAAAATCTACCGGTTCTAAGACTTTTTTTAGTGAGTCAGAAGAACCTAGTAAGTTAGAAAGCATTGAAGCACCAAATGCACCAAGACAGGAAAGGATTTCGAAGTCTAGAATTAGTGCAAAGAAGCTTGCCGGACTTGCTGTTGCCTTGTTTCGTTCACCCGAAGAAGATGAATGGTCTAGAAATGGAGCAATGCTGGTTGAGACAGTAGTCTGA
- the LOC113351722 gene encoding uncharacterized protein LOC113351722, with protein MYVVMKCLCKDISPDSTDDYASMAASTIYYYIKKFSDAIMFGFNAEYMRRPTVNDIKWEEHADRGFPGMLGSLDCMHWGWRVCPMDEAGTHTCHKSYPTCVLEAVASHDRWFWHVYFRVGGSSNDINVLKSSNLFDENLNGIAPPCHFTINRNQSTQGYYLVDEIYKSHYVLVQDYGAPSGIPILELFNKYQMAKRKDAERAFETLQKDEHRDPEWKYVPDPPHAPIVGNLRQTSESLQNQILQERLRTDLAPHIWERHGQGLRDGEMPGDVIDNELDSGEDTDEVDIDQDHYDPGKVFLGSDSE; from the exons ATGTATGTCGTTATGAAGTGTCTTTGTAAAGATATCTCACCCGATAGCACTGATGATTATGCCAGTATGGCTGCTTCTACTATTTACTATTATATTAAGAAGTTTAGTGATGCAATTATGTTTGGGTTTAATGCGGAATACATGAGACGTCCCACTGTGAATGATATCAAGTGGGAGGAACACGCAGATAGAGGATTTCCAGGAATGCTTGGTAGCCTGGACTGTATGCATTGGGGTTGGAGGGTGTGTCCGATGGACGAGGCGGGAACACACACATGCCACAAAAGTTATCCCACCTGTGTTCTTGAGGCGGTTGCTTCACACGATAGGTGGTTTTGGCATGTGTATTTTAGAGTGGGTGGATCAAGcaatgatattaatgttttgAAGTCCTCTAATTTGTTTGATGAAAATCTCAATGGTATTGCACCACCTTGTCATTTTACTATCAATAGGAACCAGTCCACGCAGGGGTATTATTTAGTGGATGAAATTTATAAGAGTCACTATGTGTTAGTCCAAGATTACGGTGCACCCAGTGGTATTCCAATTCTCGAATTATTTAACAAATATCAAATGGCTAAGAGGAAAGATGCGGAACGAGCATTTGAGACACTGCAAA AGGATGAACATCGTGACCCGGAGTGGAAATATGTGCCAGACCCACCTCATGCACCTATAGTCGGAAACTTGAGGCAGACAAGCGAGTCATTACAAAACCAAATTCTTCAGGAGAGACTTCGTACGGATCTTGCACCTCATATATGGGAACGACATGGTCAAGGTCTAAGGGATGGTGAAATGCCGGGAGATGTGATAGACAACGAGCTGGATTCGGGAGAAGACACGGACGAGGTTGATATTGATCAAGACCATTACGACCCAGGAAAAGTTTTTTTGGGCTCCGATTCAGAATGA
- the LOC113353781 gene encoding putative pentatricopeptide repeat-containing protein At1g03510, which produces MTNYQRLLSCTKLLAAHVNQARHEKALTFFTRMHSDPDLSLDPFVFPLALKSCTALNLSFFGKSIHAYTTKLSLIFNPFVACAIIDMYGKCVSISSARQVFDENPQRNVVMWNSMISLYCRSGNLSTAIQMFDLMDVEPNPSSFNSIMAALSEQNDGSLKALDFYRRMQNCNVKPSLITVLALLSACVGLTSLNLVREIHGYAIRILIDSDTHLGSNLIEAYGRCGYPLGSRYVFDRMHGRDIVAWSSMISAYALHGEAEKALEMFEQMELAKVRPDEITFLGVLKACSHSGLADEAKNYVLKMRNYYGLVPGSKHYACLVDVLSRAGKLYEAYQVIKEMPARENVKAWGALLGACRNYGEVELAEIAGKVLFEIEPENAGNYVLLASVYSGAGRLDEAERVRRDMKGRAVKSSPGSSWINT; this is translated from the coding sequence ATGACTAATTATCAGCGATTATTGTCCTGCACTAAGCTATTGGCTGCTCACGTAAATCAAGCTCGTCATGAAAAAGCTTTAACTTTCTTCACTCGTATGCACTCAGACCCTGATTTATCTCTAGACCCATTTGTCTTCCCGCTTGCTCTCAAATCCTGTACAGCTCTTAACTTATCATTTTTTGGTAAATCAATCCATGCTTACACCACCAAGTTGTCTCTGATTTTCAATCCCTTTGTTGCATGTGCCATAATTGACATGTATGGTAAATGTGTATCAATCTCTTCCGCCCGTCAAGTGTTCGATGAAAATCCTCAAAGAAATGTGGTAATGTGGAATTCGATGATTTCTCTTTACTGTCGCTCTGGTAATCTTTCAACTGCTATCCAAATGTTCGATTTGATGGATGTTGAACCTAATCCGTCTTCTTTCAATTCAATCATGGCTGCGTTGTCTGAACAGAACGATGGGTCTTTGAAAGCATTAGATTTTTATAGACGCATGCAAAATTGTAATGTCAAACCAAGTTTAATTACAGTGCTTGCTCTTTTATCAGCATGTGTAGGTTTGACATCATTGAATCTTGTGAGAGAAATTCATGGGTATGCAATCCGGATTTTGATAGATTCTGATACCCATTTGGGTTCTAACCTTATAGAAGCTTATGGGCGATGCGGGTATCCCCTGGGTTCACGTTATGTTTTTGACAGAATGCATGGAAGAGATATAGTTGCATGGAGCAGTATGATATCAGCTTATGCATTACATGGCGAAGCTGAGAAAGCCTTAGAGATGTTTGAACAAATGGAGTTAGCGAAAGTTCGACCAGATGAAATCACTTTTCTTGGGGTATTAAAGGCTTGCAGTCATTCAGGTTTAGCTGATGAAGCGAAGAATTATGTTTTGAAAATGAGGAACTATTACGGTTTGGTTCCAGGAAGTAAACACTACGCGTGTTTGGTCGACGTTTTAAGTCGTGCAGGAAAGTTATATGAAGCTTATCAAGTTATTAAAGAGATGCCAGCAAGGGAAAATGTAAAAGCCTGGGGAGCTTTACTTGGGGCTTGTAGGAATTATGGTGAAGTTGAACTAGCAGAGATTGCTGGAAAGGTATTGTTTGAAATAGAACCTGAAAATGCCGGAAATTATGTGTTGTTGGCTAGTGTTTATTCTGGTGCAGGGAGATTAGATGAAGCGGAGAGAGTTAGGAGAGACATGAAAGGGAGGGCTGTAAAGTCATCACCTGGGAGTAGCTGGATTAATACGTGA
- the LOC113353783 gene encoding uncharacterized protein LOC113353783 has product MEKKHYETPSLSTKVLIESTEFFMNTYVFLSSLTSHPLFSITVALYSLILLYFPRFFLSLIFSPVLISTGVIISTLLRLGTTPKLENGNESFVEYWNLSAPLDVIYEEYEGQEEDGKEDVTVNEFSCFGRYFPESDDSGSESDGDFDLINGWDSPKNMSYRWEDEDDGKEGGLIEIELNDEKRNSFDDHRFYDYHDDDDVEEMDDNLIEIEIS; this is encoded by the exons ATGGAGAAGAAACATTACGAAACACCATCATTATCAACGAAGGTATTAATTGAGTCGACTGAGTTTTTCATGAACACATATGTATTTCTATCGTCGCTCACGTCTCACCCTCTCTTCTCGATCACTGTAGCTTTATACAGTTTAATTCTCCTCTATTTCCCCAGATTTTTTCTCAGTCTTATATTCTCTCCTGTATTAATATCTacaggagttattatctcaactCTTCTTAGATTAGGAACGACCCCAAAATTAGAAAACGGGAATG AGTCATTTGTTGAGTATTGGAATCTTAGTGCACCACTTGACGTTATTTACGAGGAGTATGAAGGACAAGAAGAAGATGGAAAGGAGGATGTGACAGTAAATGAGTTCTCTTGTTTCGGACGTTATTTTCCGGAGTCTGATGATTCAGGGAGTGAGTCAgatggtgattttgatttgatcaaTGGATGGGATTCACCAAAGAATATGAGTTATCGTTGggaggatgaagatgatggtaAAGAAGGGGGGTTAATTGAGATAGAATTAAATGATGAAAAAAGAAATAGTTTTGATGATCACAGATTTTATGATTATCATGATGACGATGATGTTGAAGAAATGGATGATAATTTGATTGAGATCGAGATCTCATGA